In Mycobacterium sp. ITM-2016-00317, the genomic window CGGACAGCATGCCGACGGCCAGCGCCGCGCCGGGGGTCAGCAGCAGGGCCACCGCCGCGCAGACGAGCACCGCGCACACCGGAGCGGACATCCGCAGGGGCCGACGGCGGCGCACGAGGAACGCCTGGGCGCGGCGGCGCGAATCGGTCGGCGCGACGAGCACCGCGGCGGCCAACGCCAGCGCCGCCGCGGTCACGGTCGCGTCCTGTCGCGGACCAGGTCGGCCAACGCCGCCGCGGCGGGACCGAAGCCGGTCTCGCAGTGCCAGCCGGTGGTCACGCGGACGATGCCGTCGTCACGGCGCTGCAGCACGCCGACCTCGGTGAGGCGGCGCCGGCCGGTCCGGTCGCGCGCCACGTGCAGCACCACGTGGATCGCGGCGGCCAACTGGCTGTGCAGCGCAGCGCGGTCGAGGCCGCCGAGGGCCGCGAGCGCCTCGAACCGCGCCGGCACCTCGGCGGGGTTGTTCGCGTGCACGGTCCCGGAGCCGCCGTCGTGGCCGGTGTTCAGCGCGGTGAGCAGATCCACCACCTCGGCGCCGCGCACCTCGCCGATCACGATGCGGTCCGGCCGCATCCGTAATGCCTGGCGGACGAGGTCACGCACGGTCACCTCGCCCGCGCCCTCGACGTTGGCGCAGCGGGCGACCAGCTTGACCAGGTGCGGGTGTGCCGGCGCGAGTTCCGAGGCGTCCTCGACACAGATGATGCGCTCGTCTGCGGGCACCGCGGCCAGGAGCGCGGCCAGCAGGGTCGTCTTTCCCGCCCCGGTGCCGCCGGACACCACGAAGGCCAGGCGGGCGGCGAGGACCCCGTGCAGCAATTCGACCGCCTCCGGCGCGATGGTGCCCGCCTCGACCAGCGCGTCCAGTCGCTGGTTGGCCGGTCGCAGCACGCGTAGCGACAGGCAGGTCCCGCCGTCGG contains:
- a CDS encoding TadA family conjugal transfer-associated ATPase, with product MSSPLIDRVRERLAAQSSPLRPSVVAAAIRAESGGVLGDAEVLTNLRHLQTELIGAGLLDPLLSAPGVTDVLVTAPDAVWVDDGNGLRRTSVCFADDEAVRRLAQRLALAAGRRLDEAQPWVDGNLSGVSAAQSGAALNVRLHAVLPPVADGGTCLSLRVLRPANQRLDALVEAGTIAPEAVELLHGVLAARLAFVVSGGTGAGKTTLLAALLAAVPADERIICVEDASELAPAHPHLVKLVARCANVEGAGEVTVRDLVRQALRMRPDRIVIGEVRGAEVVDLLTALNTGHDGGSGTVHANNPAEVPARFEALAALGGLDRAALHSQLAAAIHVVLHVARDRTGRRRLTEVGVLQRRDDGIVRVTTGWHCETGFGPAAAALADLVRDRTRP